A stretch of the Acyrthosiphon pisum isolate AL4f chromosome A2, pea_aphid_22Mar2018_4r6ur, whole genome shotgun sequence genome encodes the following:
- the LOC100162316 gene encoding interferon-related developmental regulator 2, with product MPRGKRRPNQHHKSTTDTLAGKGRDLDMSDDESYNDNASVISNLSCSTSNEERSCVAIDETDESQIDAFEEKLSDAIDGLSQKSAQGRTLSFEAVCNIFCKKYIPDYILNRRMTITDSIERALKKGGDNEKAAAANLASLLCIQLGALDMAEHSCQELLPILMFVVNDESVPLLAREKCCLAITLLTFISCNEEIDAAMQLMRNLWRRLLHSTTISPSIAALYSAALSSWSLLLSTVSIRNSSAIIPTLAELSTLLDSTHLEVRMATGELITVLLEMARDCEDMDEYEPDEEFINKLRELATDSQKYRAKKDRKTQRSNFRQILHYVELDEPPNIQIRFGQEILTMNSWIIKKQYDVLCQALGSGMNMHMTENDLIRDILSLGPKLCQTTLLSNKQSKLERQQINAANFKVRTKTRGKVRDKRIAFID from the exons ATGCCCCGTGGAAAGCGCAGGCCCAATCAACACCACAAGTCAACTACGG atacacTAGCTGGAAAAGGACGTGATTTAGACATGTCGGACGATGAGTCATATAATGATAATGCGAGTGTAATCAGTAATTTATCTTGTAGCACATCGAATGAAGAACGTTCCT GTGTTGCTATTGATGAAACTGATGAATCTCAGATTGATGCATTTGAAGAGAAACTAAGTGACGCAATTGATGGTTTATCACAGAAGTCTGCGCAAGGACGTACATTAAGTTTTGAAGCTGTTTGTaacatattttgcaaaaaatatatacccgattatattttaaatag GCGTATGACAATAACTGATTCCATTGAGCGCGCTCTTAAAAAAGGGGGCGATAATGAGAAAGCTGCAGCAGCTAATTTAGCTAgtttattgtgtatacaattaGGTGCACTGGACATGGCAGAACATTCTTGTCAAGaactattacctatactaatgTTTGTTGTTAATGATGAATCTGTTCCTTTATTAGCCCGAGAAAaa tgCTGTTTGGCCATAACATTACTAACTTTTATTAGTTGCAATGAAGAAATTGATGCAGCTATGCAATTAATGCGCAACTTATGGAGACGTTTATTACATTCAACAACTATTTCTCCGTCGATAGCAGCTCTATATTCGGCAGCATTATCTTCATGGTCTCTCCTGCTGTCCACTGTATCAATTAGAAATTCTTCTGCTATTATTCC TACTTTAGCGGAATTGAGTACTCTCTTAGACTCAACACATCTAGAAGTGAGAATGGCTACTGGTGAATTAATAACAGTTTTGCTAGAAATGGCACGTGATTGTGAAGACATGGATGAATATGAGCCAGATgaagaatttattaataaattacgcgAACTAGCAACAGATTCACAAAAGTATAGAGCTAAAAAAGATAGGAAAACACAAAGATCAAACTTCAGACAAATTCTTCATTATGTAGAA TTGGATGAACCtccaaatattcaaatacgttTTGGTCAAGAAATATTAACAATGAACTCATGGATCATAAAAAAGCAATATGATGTGTTGTGTCAAGCATTAGGATCTGGAATGAACATGCATATGACAGAGAATGATCTAATTCGTGACATATTGAGCCTTGGCCCTAAATTATGTCAGACGACACTTTTGAGTAACAAACAATCAAAACTCGAAAGG CAACAAATTAATGCTGCCAACTTCAAGGTGCGCACAAAAACTAGAGGAAAAGTACGAGACAAAAGAATAGCTTTTATTGATTAA
- the LOC100166408 gene encoding NADH dehydrogenase [ubiquinone] 1 alpha subcomplex subunit 10, mitochondrial: protein MALTNVQKILFRVPQSARHITGKALQASLGPKPQKPAPFPYKEKDYTLLRSMFDKTTSRFDENSKLIVLEGPVGIGKTAVGHQLADLLGMHFMPDITMDAYYINDYGYDMRKLDPQLPVNCRSFDERNFLENPEHFNAASFQIIKYKLRYAHYIDAIAHLLNTGEGVIIERSPYSDFAFVEAMYKCKYMSKAAREMYYILYKHAMPDLLHPHLVVYLDAPVPRLLELVKERKLPHEVNSKAMNTKYLETMDSELKYKFLREISNRSDVLVYDWSEGGDAELIVEDLERLDIDNYDENDPKIQDWSYSREQYWADVRMKYTNDKEELISNFNVPLVDAPELLIPGEESEILTHAWFKAEGNTHAHGYDPKYHSFTEILFKNKSIKGWSPVS, encoded by the exons ATGGCTTTGACCAACGTCCAGAAGATTCTGTTCCGCGTGCCGCAGTCCGCTCGGCACATCACAGGAAAGGCTCTGCAAGCGTCCCTGGGACCGAAACCTCAGAAACCCGCACCGTTCCCGTACAAAGAGAAGGACTACACGTTGCTAAGGAGTATGTTTGACAAGACGACGTCGCGTTTCGACGAGAACAGCAAGCTGATCGTTCTCGAGGGACCTGTCGGAATCG gtAAAACAGCTGTTGGACATCAGCTTGCTGATTTATTAGGTATGCATTTTATGCCGGACATCACAATGGACGCTTACTACATAAACGACTATGGTTATGATATGCGAAAACTAGACCCTCAACTGCCGGTCAATTGTCGTAGTTTCGACGAGcgtaattttctcgaaaacccGGAACACTTTAATGCCGCTTCgtttcaaataatcaaatacaagTTACGGTATGCTCATTACATTGATGCCATTGCACACTTGTTAAACACTGGAGAAGGTGTAATTATTGAACGCAGTCCGTACAGTGACTTTGCGTTTGTAGAAGCaatgtataaatgtaagtatatGAGTAAAGCAGCACGTGAAATGTACTATATACTGTACAAGCACGCTATGCCTGATTTGCTGCATCCTCATTTGGTTGTCTACTTGGATGCACCAGTACCAAGATTGTTAGAACTTGTAAAAGAAAGAAAACTACCTCATGAAGTAAATTCTAAGGCAATGAATACTAAGTATTTAGAAACTATGGACAgtgaattgaaatataaatttttaagggaaatcag taaccGATCTGATGTATTAGTTTATGATTGGTCAGAAGGCGGTGATGCAGAATTAATCGTGGAAGATTTAGAACGTTTAGATATTGACAATTATGATGAAAATGATCCTAAGATACAAGATTGGAGTTATTCAAGAGAACAATACTGGGCTGATGTACGAATGAA atataccaATGATAAAGAAgaattaatttctaattttaacgTCCCTCTGGTTGATGCTCCAGAACTTCTTATACCTGGCGAAGAAAGTGAAATTCTTACCCATGCTTGGTTCAaa gcCGAAGGAAATACACATGCACATGGTTATGATCCAAAATACCACAGCTttacagaaatattattcaaaaacaagtCTATTAAAGGATGGAGTCCGGTATCATAA